In Thermus aquaticus, the sequence TCGAGGATAGCCTTCACGATGGCCAGGCCGAGGCCCGAGCCCCCCCGCTCCCGGTCCCGGGCCTTGTCCACCCGGTAAAAGCGTTCAAAGAGGTGGGGGAGGTGCTCCGGGGGGATCCCCTCCCCGTCGTCCTCTACCCGCACCACCACCCGGTCCCCCAGGTCAAAGGCCCTGAGCCACACCCGCTTAGCCCCCGCCTTGAGGGCGTTGGAGACCAGGTTGGCCAGGACCTGGTGGAGGCGGTCCGGGTCCCCCCGCACATAGAGCTCCTCCGGGGCCTCCACCAGGATCTCCCCCTCAAAGCTTCGGGCGAACTCCTCCTTGACCTCCTCCAAAAGGTCCAGGACCCTGATGGGCACGGGCTCTATGCGCCAGGTGCCGCTTTGCGAAAGCTCCAGGAGGTCCGAGACCAGCTTGCCCATGCGCTCTGCCTCCCGCCGCACGATCTCCAGGCTTTCCCTTTGGGTTTCCGTCAGGGGGGTGCGGCGCAGGAGGTAGCCCACGTGCCCCAGGATGGCGGTGACGGGGGTCCTGAGCTCGTGGGAGGCGTCCTGAAGGAAGCGGGTCTGGGCCTCGAGGGCCTTTTGCATGCGGGCGATCATGCCGTTCAGGGCCCTCACCAAGGCGGCCACCTCGTCGTTGCCCTCGGGCTCGGGGAGGGGCTCAGGGCGGTCGGGCATGGACTCGGCCCGGCGGGCGAGCCACTCCAAAGGCTCCAGGGCCCGGGCCACCAGGCTCCGGGCCAGGAGGAGGGCCAGGAGGAGGACCAGAAGGGCCGTCCCGGCGTAGATGCGGCCGAACTGCTCCAGGGTGGCCTCCAGGTCCTCCGTGGGCTTGCCCACCAGGAGGACTCCCTTCCAGACCGCCCCAGCCAGGTTTACCTCTACCTTCCTGGCGTAGACCAGAAGCCTAAGGGGCCGGTCCTCCCGAGGAAGCTCCACCTCCGCCCAGACCTCCCCCTCCTTCAGGAGGGTTTCGTACTCCCTCTCCTTCAGGACCAGACGCTGGCTTCCCAGAGCCGGGCTTTTTTGCAGGCTGATGCCCCCCTCCTTGGCCAGAAGGGCGGGGTTTTCCTCAGGGAGGAGCTGGACCTCGGCGTAGAGGCTTGGGGGAAGGCCGGCCTCCAGGAGGGCCTGTCCGCCCAGGTTCAGGAGGCGGACCACCTGGTTGCCCGCTTCCAGAAGCTCCGCCCTCAGGTTGCGGTAGAGGAAGCTCCTTAGAAGCCCATCCAGGGCGAAGCCCAAAAGGAGTAGGGTGACGAGGAGAAGGCCCGCCGTGAGGAGGGTGATCCGGGTCCTGAGGGTCATGTGGGGCTACCGAGGCCCTGGGGCAAAAAGGGGCCCCCGCCGGGGCAAGCGCCCCAGCGGGGTACTCAGTCCTCCCTCAGCACGTACCCCACGCCCCGTACCGTGTGGATGAGGCGGCGCTCCCCGCCCGCCTCCAGCTTCTTACGCAGGTAGCCGATGTAAACGTCTACCACGTTGCTCCCGCCCTGGTAGCCGGGCCAGACCTTTTCCTCTATCTCGTAGCGGGTGAAGACCTTGCCCGGGTTCTTGGCCAGAAGCTCCAGAAGCTCAAACTCCTTGTTGGAGAGCTCAATGCGCCTCCCGGCCCGGAAGACCTCCCGGCCCTCGAGGTTGATGACCAGGTCCGCCACCCGGATCTCCCCGGTGATGGCCGGGGTCACCCGGCGCAGGTGGGCCCGCACCCGGGCCAGAAGCTCCTCAATGGAAAAGGGCTTCACCAGGTAGTCGTCGGCCCCGGCGTCCAGGCCCTGCACCTTGTCCTCAATGCGGTCCTTGGCGGTGAGGATGAGGATGGGCACGTTGGAGGTTTTGCGGATGCGCCTGGCCACCTCAATCCCGTCCATGACGGGGAGCATCAGGTCCAGGATGACCAGGTTGGGGTTCACCTCCCGGAACTTGGAAAGCCCGGTGATGCCGTCGTGGGCCACCTCGGTGCGGTAGCCCTCGGCCTGAAGCTCCAGCTCTATGAAGCGGGCGATGTCCTTTTCGTCCTCTACGATCAGGATCAGAGGGGGTTCCATATCCCCATGGTAGCTCACTTTCTCATGAGAAAGTTAGGCGTAAAGGCTCAGCACCGCCAGATACATAAAGAGGCTCCCCAGGAGAACAAGGAGATGCCAGAGCCCGTGAAAGCCCACCTTCCTGGGCCAAGGGTTGGGCCATTCCCGCCAGTAAACCAGGGCCCCCAGAGTGTAGAAGACCCCGGAGGTGGCCATGAGGGCGAGGTGGAAAAGGGCAGCTCCAGCCTGGGCAGGAAGAGGACGGAAAGCCAGCCCAGGCCCAGGTAGGCCAGGGTGTAAAGCCAGCGGGGCGCCTTGAGGAAGAGGAGGCGAAATGCCACCCCCAGGAGGGCCAGGCCCCAGATGAGGCCCAGGGCGAAGCTTCTGGCGCTCCCCTCGAGGCCCTCCACCAGGAAGGGCGTGTAGCTCCCGGCGATGAAGAGGAAGATGGCGGCGTGGTCCAGGCGGCGGAGCCAGGCCAGGGTCCGGTCTTCCACCTTCAGGGCGTGGTAGAGGGCGCTGGCCGCCAGCATGAGGGCCATGGTGAGGCCGAAGACCAGGAGGACGGGCCAGACCTCCTGGGGAGCGAGAAGGAGGAGGAACAGGCTTCCCAAGAGGGCCAGGGGCACCCCAAGGGCGTGGCTTAGGGCGTTGAAGGGCTCCCGCAGCACGCCTCAGGATACCCCAACTTCCATCTCGGCCACCTTTTTCACCGTGCGCAGGAGGGCGTCGGGGTTCAGGCTTATGGAGTCAATCCCCCTTTCCACCAAAAAGGCGGCGAACTCCGGGTAGTCGGAAGGGGCCTGGCCGCAGATACCCACGGGCCTGCCCTTGGCGTGGGCCTTCTCAATGAGCAGGGCGCACAGGGCCTTCACCGTCTCCCGCCTTTCGTCAAAGAGGTGGGCCACCCGCTCCGAGTCCCGGTCCAGGCCCACCTCATGAAAAAACCGGATCCACTTCACGGCACGCCTCCTTTCCTCAGGGCTTCCGCGAGCACCTTCTCGGCGCTCTCTCCCCCGTAAAGGGCCTCCTCGGTGAGGAAGAGGCGGTGGGGGAGGGCCAAAAAGGCGGCGTCCCTGAGCTCCTTCCAGTCCACCAGGGGCTTCCCCCGGAGGTGGGCCAGGGCCTTGGCCAGGGCCAGCCAGGCCTTGGCCCCCCTGGGGGAGAGGCCCATGCGGAGCCTTTTGTCCTCGGCGGTCAGGAAGGCCACGTGGGTGATGGCCTCCAGGGCTTCCTTGGCCACCCGCACCGCTTTGGCCTCCTCCTGGGCCTTTAGGAGGTCTACCTCCTGGGGCTCCGGCGCCTTGGGCTCCTCGGTGAGGATCCTGAGCCACACCTCCTGCCTGGGGGGGCGGAAGACGATGCGGGCGGTGAAGCGGTCCAGCTGGGCCTCGGGCAGGGGGTAGGTGCCCTCCAGCTCCAGGGGGTTCTGGGTGGCCACCACGAAGAAGGGCTCGGGGAGGGGGTGGCGCACCCCGCCGGCGGTAACCGCCCTTTCCTGCATGGCCTCGAGGAGGGCCGACTGGACCTTGGGCGGGGCCCGGTTGATCTCGTCGGCCAGGACCACCTGGGCGAAGATGGGCCCCTTGACGAACTCAAAGCGCCCCTCGCGGAAGACCTCGCTCCCCGTCAGGTCCTGGGGGAGGAGGTCGGGGGTGAACTGGATGCGCTTGTAGCTTAGGCCGCTCGCCCGGGCGAAGCTTTCCGCAAGAAGGGTCTTGCCCAGGCCCGGAACACCCTCCAGAAGGGCGTGCCCCCGGGCCAGGACCGTGGCCAGGAGGGCCTCAATGACCTCCTCCTGGCCGAAGAGGGCCTGGGCCAGGACCTCCCTCAGGCGCTCCAGGGCCACCTCAGCCCTCCTGGGCCCGGCTCTGGATGATCTTCTGGGCCAGGGGCGGGGGCACCTCCTGGTAGTGGCTGAACTCCAGGGTGTAGGCCCCGGCGCCGCCCGTGAGGCCGGGGAGGGCCTTGTAGTACTCCAGGACCTCGGCTAAAGGCACCTCGGCCCGCACGGCCGCCAGGGCCCCCTCCTGCTCCATGCCCAGGATCCGGCCCCGCCTGGCCTGCAGGTCGGAGAGGATGTCCCCCACCCGCTCCTGGGGGGCCAGGACCTTGATCTCGTAGATGGGCTCCAAAAGGGTGGGGCTCGCCTCGGCCATCACCTTCTTGAAGGCCATGCTGGCGGCGATCTGGAAGGCCAGGTCCGAGGAGTCCACCTCGTGGTAGGAGCCGTTGTAGACGATGGCCTTGAAGCCCATCACGGGGTAGCCCGCCAGAACCCCCTTCTTGGCCGCCTCCAGGATCCCCTTCTCTATGGCCTCCTGGTACTTGGAGGGGATGACCCCCCCGGTGATGCGCCACTCAAAGCCGTACTCGGGGGCAGGCTCGAGGCGGAGCCAGACGTCCCCGTACTGGCCGTGCCCCCCGGTCTGCTTCTTGTACTTGCCCTGGCCCTCGGCCACCCGCCTTATGGTCTCCCGGTAGGGCACCTTGGGCACGGAGAACTCCACCTCCACCCCGTAGTCGGCGAGCCTCTCCTTGGCGGTGGTGAGGTGGAGCTCCCCGTGGCCCCAGAGGAGGAGCTCGCCCGTCTCCTCCTGGCGCTCCAGCTTGAGGCTCGGGTCCTCCTCCAGAAGCTTCCTCAGGGCCTCGCCCAGCCTGGCCTCGTCCGTGCGCCCCTTGGGGTGGATGGCCACGGGCACGTTGGGCTCGGGGAGGCGGGCGAAGGGGATCTCCTCGCTCTCGGGCCTTTCCCCCTGCCAGAGGACCATGCCCCGGTGGAGGTTTTCCGCCTTGGGAAGGCCCAGGATGTAGCCCGCCTCCGCCCCCTCCACCTCGAGGAGGTCCTTGCCCATGGGGACGTAGAGGTGGGGAAGGCGGATGGTCCCCGCCTCGCTCATGAGGGCGTCCCCCGGCTTCAGCCTTCCCCGGTAGAGGCGGACGTAGGCCACCTGGCCCATGAAGGGGTCCACCTGCACCTTGAAGACCTTGGCCAGCGCCGGGCCTTCCCCGAAGCGCTCCTCTGGGGAGGGGAAGGCCTCCAGGATCAGGTCCAATAGGGGCAGGACCCCGATGCCCGTTGCCCCTGAGGCCAGGGCCACGGGGTAGAGGAGGCCCCGGCGCACCGCCTCGTGGAAGGCCTTCTCCAGGGCCTCGCCCGTCACCTCCTCCCCCTCCAGGTACTTCTCCAAGAGGCCCTCGTCGGTCTCCACGATGGCCTCCAGGACCTCCTGGCGGAAGCTTTGCACCCTCCTTTGCTCCCCTTCCGGGATGGGCACCTCCACTTCCTCCCCGTTTTGGTAGCGGTAGGCCTTCCCGTGGAAGACGTCCATGAGCCCCACCCACCTGCCCCCCTCGTAGAGGGGGAGGTCTATGGGGAGGATGTGGCCCAGGGTGCTTCGGAGGTCAGATAGAAGGGCGTAGTAGTCCCCGCCCTTGTCCAGCTTGGTGACCACCACCATCCGGGGAAGGCCCAGGCGCTCGGCCACGGTCCAGGCCCTTTCCGTCCCCACCTGGACCCCGTTTTCCGCCGAGACGGCCACCAAGGCGGCGTCGGCGGCCTCGAGGGCCCCCCGGATCTCCCCCACGAAGTCCCCGTAGCCGGGGGCGTCCAGGAGGAAGATGCGGTGCCCCCTGTGGCGCAAGGGGGCCACCCCGGTGCGCACCGTGGTGCGGTGAAGTTTGGCCTCGGGGGTGTAGTCCGTGGTGGTGGTGCCGTCCTCCACCCGGCCCATGCGGTCCTTGGCCCCCGTTTTGTAGAGAAGGGCTTCGGTGAGGGTGGTTTTGCCGCTTTGCGCGTGGCCCACCAGGGCGACGGTTCGGATCATGGTCCCTCCTTCTTGGTGCCCATAGTATAGGGCCAGGAAGGGGGCGATTGTCCCGGATGCTCTACGTGCCCAGGAGGCTTCTAGAGGAAACCCAGGCCCACCTCAGGCAGGAGTTCCCCAAGGAGGGGGTGGGCCTCTGGGGGGGGAGGCGGGAGGTGGAGCGGGTCATCCCCCTGCCCAACGCCCACCCCAGCCCCCTAACCGCCTACCTGGCCGAGCCCCTGGCCCTCCTCAAGGCCCTGAAGGCCCTGGAGAAGGAGGGGATGGCCCTTCTCGCCATCTACCACTCCCACCCCAAAGGCCCCGCCTTCCCCAGCCCCACGGACCTCCAGGAGGCCCGCTGGCGGGTGCCCTACGTCATCTTCGGCACCGACGGCTTCCGGGCCTTTCTCCTCCCCGAGGGCCGGGAGGTGGGGATCGTGGTCCTTTAGCCCCCGTAGAACCAGCCCGTGTCCCACATGACCAGGGGCCTGGCCTCGTACCGCACCCCGGCCTCCACCACCTGGGCCACCACCAGGCTGTGGTCGCCGCCCTTATAGAGGTGGCGCACCTCGGCCTCCAGCCAGTAGGGGAGCTCGGTGAGGAGGGGCAGGCCGAAGGTGGGGGAGGGCGCAAAGGGGTGGCCGTTGAGCCGGTCCCCCTCCCGGGTCGTGGGCTTGAAGAAGTCCTGGGCGATCCCCTTCTGGTCGTGGGCCAGGGTCATGAGGCAAAGCTTCCCCGTGCGCTCAATGAGGGCGTGGAGGCGGCTTTCCGCCTTGACCCCCAGGGCGATGAGGGGGGGCTGGAAGGAGGCCTGGGTCACCCAGTTCACCGTGCCCGCCGCCACCTCCTCTCCGTCCTGGGCCGTGAGGATGTAAAGGCCGTAGGTGAAGCTCCTCAGGACTTTCTTCTTGGCCTCGAGGTCCATACCCCGATTTTAGTCAGAGAGCAGGGCCTGCAAAAGGGCCTCGTGGATTTGGCCGTTGGTGGCCACGATGTAGCGGTGGCCCAGGCGGTAGGGCTTCCCCTCCAGGTCCGTGACCCTTCCCCCCGCCTCCTCCACCAACAGCCACCCTGCGGCCACGTCCCAGGGGTTCAGCTTCACCTCCCAGAAGCCCTCGAGGCGGCCCGCGGCCACGTAGGCCAGGTCCAGGGCGGCGGCCCCCGGGCGGCGCACCAGAAGCCCCCGCCTGAGGGCCCGCCCAAAGTAGATGAGGTTCTCGGCGTCCTTGGCCACGTCGTAGGGGAAGCCCGTGGCGAGAAGGCTTCCTAAGAGCTCGGCCCTTTGGGTGACCCGGATGGGCCTCCCGTCCAGGTAGGCCCCTTCCCCCCTCAGGGCGTAGAAGGTCTCCCCCCGGGCCGTGTCCATGACCACCCCCGCCTGGATGACCCCCTCGGCCTCGAGGGCCAGGGAGACCCCGTAGAAGGGGAAGCCGTGGGCGTAGTTGACCGTGCCGTCCAGGGGGTCCACGATGAAGCGCAGGGCCTTACTGCCCTCGCTCCCGCCCTCCTCGCCCAGGAAGCCCGCCTCGGGGAAGCGGCTTAGGAGAAGCTCCTTGATGGCCTCCTCGGACTCCCGGTCCGCCTGGGTCACCAGGTCCGTGGGCCCCGACTTGGTGCCCTGGGTGAAGCCCTTTTCCAGGTAGTAGAGGTGGATGCCCCGGGCCAGGCGGGCCGCTTCCAGCATGGAAAGGAGATGGGGGTGGTAGGGGTGGCGCCTGCCGATCACCCTCCCATCATACGGGCGAAAAGCGCCCTCAGCTTAGCCTCGCTCTTGACCCCGGGGGCCTCCTCCACGCCGCTGGCCAGGTCCACGCCGTAGGGGTTCAGGGCCAGGACCTCCTCCAGGTTCTCCGGGCCAATCCCCCCCGCCAGGATGACCCGCTTGCCGGTCTGGAGGAGGGGCCTCGCCCAGTCCCTGGGGTAGCCCTGGCCGCTTCCTGGGTTTTTGCTGTCCAGAAGGAGGGCGCTCGCCGGGTAGCTGGCCCACTCCGGCCTGGCGGGGCCTTCCAGGGCGAAGGCCTTGATGACGGGATAGAACGCGCCCACCCGCTCCGCCCACTCCGGGGGCTCGAGGCCGTGGAGCTGGGCCACCTGGAGGCGGGCCTTTTCCATGAGCCGCAGGACCTCTTCCGGGCCCTGGTCCCGGAAGACCCCCACCCGGGCCACGAAGGGCCCCAGGGCCTGGGAGATGGCCCGGGCCCTCTCTGGGTCCACCCGCCTCGGGGAGCCCGGGGCCAGGACGAAGCCCAAGGCCCAGGCTCCCAGGGACTCGGCCAGGAGGGCGTCCTCCAGGCGGGTGAGGCCGCAGATCTTTACCCGCACTTGCTGTAGCCGCACACCTGGCACTTCCAGCAGCCTTCCTCCCGCACCAGGGCCTTCTCCCCGCAGGAGGGGCAGAGGCCTGCCCCCTGGAGCTCCACGCCGCCCCCGGAGAGGGCGGGCAGGGGCTCCGCCTCGGCCTCTTCCTTAAGGCTTAGGCCCTTAAGCTCCTTGGGGATGGTCTCCAGGGCCACGGCGATCAGGTCCGCCTTGCTGGAGACCAGCCTCCCCTGGTAGGTGCCGTAAAGCCCGCCGTTGATGCCCCTCAGGGTGCGGATGATGGCCTCCGGGGGCACCCCGTACTGGAGGGCGATGGAGACCACGCGGCCCAGGGCCTCGGAGTCGGCGTTGGCCTCGTCCCCCGCCTTGCCCGAGGTGAGGATGACCTCTATGGGGTGGCCCTCGAGGACGTTCACCGTCACCAGGAAGCTCCGCTTGACCCCCTCGGGGGTGAGGAGCTTGACCATGTCCGTGAAGCCCATGAGGCGGCCTGGGCGCTCGTAGATGGGCTCCCCCGCTTTAGGTGCCCTAGGGGGGGCTTCCTCTAGCTTTGCTTCCTCGGCCCTTGCCTCCTGGGGTTTGGCCTTCCCCGTCTCCTTGGACTCCTTCTTCACCGTCAGCACCTGGAACTCCCGGGAGCCGTCCCGGTACACGGTGATCCCCTTGCAGCCAACGCGGTAGGCCTCGGCGTAGGCCTCCTCCACGTCCTCCACTGAGGCCTGGTTGGGCAGGTTGCACGTTTTTGAGATGCTATTCCCTGCGTACCCCTCGGCGTCGAAGGCCCGCTGCACAACCCCCTGCATGCGCACGTGGTCCAGGGGCGGGATGTCGTGGGCGCACTGGAAGACCTTCCGGATGGGCTCGGGGACGAAGGGGAGGTTCTGCACCGAGCCGTGCCCGTCCTTCTGGATCTCCTCCACGATCTTCTCCCAGTCCCACCTCCCGTCCTTGGCGAAGCCAGGGGCAGGCGGGTAGGCCTCCATGAGCTCCACGAAGAGGGGGTGGAGGAGGGGCTTGTACTCGCCGCCGATCCTGCGCCACACAAAGGGGCTGAAGACCGGCTCAATCCCCGAGGAAACCCCCATGAGCATGCTGGTGGTCCCCGTGGGGGCCACGGTCAGGACGGCCACGTTGCGCCTTGGCCTCACCCCCAGGGCCTGGAAGTACTCCCGGTGCGCCTCGTAGAGGGGGAAGACTCCCCTTTCCTTCGCCAGCTCTTCCGAGGCCTTGATGGCCTCCTCCCGCATGGCGGAGATGATCTCGTAGACCTTTTCCCTGGCCTCTTCGGAGGCGTAGGGGAGGCCCATCTTGATGAGGGCGTCAGCCAGGCCCATGACCCCAAGGCCCAGGCGGCGGAGGCTTTTGGCGGCCTCCTCGTTGTCCTTGAGGGCGAAGACGTTCACGTCCAGGACGTTGTCCAGGAAGCGGATAGCGGTGTGGATGTCCTTGCGGAACTCTTCCATCTGGAAGGCCCCGTCCTTCACGTAGGCCGCCAGGTTCAGGGCCCCCAGGTCGCAGGGTTCGCCCACGGTGAGTGGGATTTCACCGCAGTTGTGTGCAACTATCCCATT encodes:
- a CDS encoding sensor histidine kinase codes for the protein MTLRTRITLLTAGLLLVTLLLLGFALDGLLRSFLYRNLRAELLEAGNQVVRLLNLGGQALLEAGLPPSLYAEVQLLPEENPALLAKEGGISLQKSPALGSQRLVLKEREYETLLKEGEVWAEVELPREDRPLRLLVYARKVEVNLAGAVWKGVLLVGKPTEDLEATLEQFGRIYAGTALLVLLLALLLARSLVARALEPLEWLARRAESMPDRPEPLPEPEGNDEVAALVRALNGMIARMQKALEAQTRFLQDASHELRTPVTAILGHVGYLLRRTPLTETQRESLEIVRREAERMGKLVSDLLELSQSGTWRIEPVPIRVLDLLEEVKEEFARSFEGEILVEAPEELYVRGDPDRLHQVLANLVSNALKAGAKRVWLRAFDLGDRVVVRVEDDGEGIPPEHLPHLFERFYRVDKARDRERGGSGLGLAIVKAILEAHGGEIWVESQVGQGTAFSFSLPSAAPPPPPR
- a CDS encoding response regulator transcription factor, producing MEPPLILIVEDEKDIARFIELELQAEGYRTEVAHDGITGLSKFREVNPNLVILDLMLPVMDGIEVARRIRKTSNVPILILTAKDRIEDKVQGLDAGADDYLVKPFSIEELLARVRAHLRRVTPAITGEIRVADLVINLEGREVFRAGRRIELSNKEFELLELLAKNPGKVFTRYEIEEKVWPGYQGGSNVVDVYIGYLRKKLEAGGERRLIHTVRGVGYVLRED
- a CDS encoding AAA family ATPase, which translates into the protein MALERLREVLAQALFGQEEVIEALLATVLARGHALLEGVPGLGKTLLAESFARASGLSYKRIQFTPDLLPQDLTGSEVFREGRFEFVKGPIFAQVVLADEINRAPPKVQSALLEAMQERAVTAGGVRHPLPEPFFVVATQNPLELEGTYPLPEAQLDRFTARIVFRPPRQEVWLRILTEEPKAPEPQEVDLLKAQEEAKAVRVAKEALEAITHVAFLTAEDKRLRMGLSPRGAKAWLALAKALAHLRGKPLVDWKELRDAAFLALPHRLFLTEEALYGGESAEKVLAEALRKGGVP
- a CDS encoding elongation factor G, with amino-acid sequence MIRTVALVGHAQSGKTTLTEALLYKTGAKDRMGRVEDGTTTTDYTPEAKLHRTTVRTGVAPLRHRGHRIFLLDAPGYGDFVGEIRGALEAADAALVAVSAENGVQVGTERAWTVAERLGLPRMVVVTKLDKGGDYYALLSDLRSTLGHILPIDLPLYEGGRWVGLMDVFHGKAYRYQNGEEVEVPIPEGEQRRVQSFRQEVLEAIVETDEGLLEKYLEGEEVTGEALEKAFHEAVRRGLLYPVALASGATGIGVLPLLDLILEAFPSPEERFGEGPALAKVFKVQVDPFMGQVAYVRLYRGRLKPGDALMSEAGTIRLPHLYVPMGKDLLEVEGAEAGYILGLPKAENLHRGMVLWQGERPESEEIPFARLPEPNVPVAIHPKGRTDEARLGEALRKLLEEDPSLKLERQEETGELLLWGHGELHLTTAKERLADYGVEVEFSVPKVPYRETIRRVAEGQGKYKKQTGGHGQYGDVWLRLEPAPEYGFEWRITGGVIPSKYQEAIEKGILEAAKKGVLAGYPVMGFKAIVYNGSYHEVDSSDLAFQIAASMAFKKVMAEASPTLLEPIYEIKVLAPQERVGDILSDLQARRGRILGMEQEGALAAVRAEVPLAEVLEYYKALPGLTGGAGAYTLEFSHYQEVPPPLAQKIIQSRAQEG
- a CDS encoding Mov34/MPN/PAD-1 family protein; the encoded protein is MLYVPRRLLEETQAHLRQEFPKEGVGLWGGRREVERVIPLPNAHPSPLTAYLAEPLALLKALKALEKEGMALLAIYHSHPKGPAFPSPTDLQEARWRVPYVIFGTDGFRAFLLPEGREVGIVVL
- a CDS encoding flavin reductase family protein, yielding MDLEAKKKVLRSFTYGLYILTAQDGEEVAAGTVNWVTQASFQPPLIALGVKAESRLHALIERTGKLCLMTLAHDQKGIAQDFFKPTTREGDRLNGHPFAPSPTFGLPLLTELPYWLEAEVRHLYKGGDHSLVVAQVVEAGVRYEARPLVMWDTGWFYGG
- a CDS encoding inositol monophosphatase family protein, with translation MIGRRHPYHPHLLSMLEAARLARGIHLYYLEKGFTQGTKSGPTDLVTQADRESEEAIKELLLSRFPEAGFLGEEGGSEGSKALRFIVDPLDGTVNYAHGFPFYGVSLALEAEGVIQAGVVMDTARGETFYALRGEGAYLDGRPIRVTQRAELLGSLLATGFPYDVAKDAENLIYFGRALRRGLLVRRPGAAALDLAYVAAGRLEGFWEVKLNPWDVAAGWLLVEEAGGRVTDLEGKPYRLGHRYIVATNGQIHEALLQALLSD
- a CDS encoding phosphoribosylanthranilate isomerase, yielding MRVKICGLTRLEDALLAESLGAWALGFVLAPGSPRRVDPERARAISQALGPFVARVGVFRDQGPEEVLRLMEKARLQVAQLHGLEPPEWAERVGAFYPVIKAFALEGPARPEWASYPASALLLDSKNPGSGQGYPRDWARPLLQTGKRVILAGGIGPENLEEVLALNPYGVDLASGVEEAPGVKSEAKLRALFARMMGG